The window ACGGGTTTTAATAGTGAATAGGCTCTAAATTTGATAGGTAGGCTAATGAGTAAAGCCATTACCAATGCACCTAAAGGCTCACTTATTATATTAATATACGGTGTACCCGGGAAAACCTGACAGATTGCTCCTGCTATGATACCTATGATTATAGCTTCCGATAACCTTGGCTTTATTATGAGAATTGCCAGACAATACATTGCAATGATAAAATTCGGCTTCATACCGGCATTGAACATTGAGCCTACAAAGAACTTGAGTACAGCTCCCGTTGCCAGTAACACACCTACGAGAATTACGTCAGAAATTGTAAGTCCTGCTTTTTTGTTTTTTTGAACTAATCTTTTTTCCATATAAAAACCTCCATCAATATTTTTTTGAGTAGAGGTTGTGAATTTGTGTATTTTATTTTAAGCAGCCAAGGCAAATAAAACCTATTAAAAAAACAGGTGTACTCTTCCCTTTACTGTTTCTAATCTCATCTCATCTAAACTCGTCTCTTCTCATCTCTACTTGTAAAGAATATAACATCCGTCAGCAATAATTGTCAAGATGAGACAATAAATAATATTATTTTCTATTTATTTACATTTTTCTCAAATATTCCTTATCTCAACACCTTGTTGTAATAATTTGTTTCTAATATTTTTGCAGATAATTTAAACATGTCGTTTACACGTTGTGCAGTCTCAGTCCTGTATTGTTTGCTCACAGATTCTTTTGTTTCTCCCTCTGCCAATATAAATTTACCGCTTTTTGAATTGTATCGTGCTTTATCCGTAAGCCAACTCCAGTTTGAAAACACAACAAGAGGTTGTGCATCCGACAGTATATCTCTTCCCATGAGTAATCTGGAGTCATATTCCACACCCATTAGATTGGATATTGTAGGCAATATGTCCAGACTGGCACAGGGTTTACTTATCTCTTCAGATTTTATCCCCTTCGACCATAATATAAATATCCCCTTGTAAAGTTCAAAATTTGTTTCCACGGGATGTCCTGCCAGTTCACTTATTTCGCTGTTTGTGAGCCCGTAAGGATAGTGGTCGGGGCTAATGGCAATAAGTGTATCTTCCGCAAGTCCTGATTTTTCAAGTCTGTCTATTAACTCTCCCATCGCCCTGTCAAACTCTATATTACAAGCAAGATATGCTTTTACAGCACTTGAGTATGACAAATTCTTTACAAGCTCTCTATTTTTATCAGCCATAGCATTCCCATTAAAGGTGTACATCAAGTGTCCGCTGACAGTCATATAATATGTGTGAAATGGTGTTTTTCCAATATAGTCATCGGCTGTCTTCTGTATCATTTCAAGGTCTGATTCAGGCCAGGATTTTTTCATTTCGAGGCCATTACCAACTGCTTTAAAAGTATATCCCATATTGGGGTGGGAGACATCTCTGTGATAATAAGTATAAGAGTGGTCGTGGTATGCACGTGTTCCATATCCAAGCTTTTTTAATTGGTTTCCCATACAGAAAGGCATATAGTTTCTTCCCGAAACGTAGAAGCTCCATATTCCAGGCTTTGGTATCAGTGAGTTGCAAGCTACATATTCTCCGTCAGATGTACTGACACCCCATATAGGAGTATAAAAATTGGTAAATCTGAAACCTTCCTGAGACATTTTGTACAGTGTCGGTGTTAACTCCTTGTTTACCGCATATGGCGAGAATCCCTCAGCAGTTATCATAATAAGATTTTTACCCTTGAACATTCCGGTATACTTATTCTTTTTTGTGGGTTGGACAGATTTAAAGTACCTGTGCATGGCAGCAATAGTAGTGTCTTTTTCTCCTGCAATCAAATTGTCAAAATCAAGGTTTATTGTATTATATTCTTCCCGTGAATCCTGATTAGAATTTACTTCGTCTGATGAAGAGTTATAGCTTTGTTCAGGTGTAGGTTTTTTAGCATTTTCTTCACTTTGCTTTGCTGAATGATATAGAGTCAATTGTTGTTTCTCTCCACCGTCATCGGTACTTGTAAATCCAAAAACCAAATGCTTTACATCCAGACGCGAGGTGGTAAGCATACCAAATCTGTTTACTGATAAATCGGGTATAACAGCTTTTGAATAAAGAAAACTTGTACTGAGCTCTCCTGTATTTGACAGAGACACTAGAATGGTAGCTGCTACCTGAAAACCTACCATAACTCCTGCCAAAATTCCTTTAAACTTCACCGTGGGCTTTCTTTCCGGAAAAAGGTTCCTGAAAATAAGTAAGAAAATAATAGGTGTCAGTAAGAAAAGAATAGTAATAGCTTTGTTTTTTGCGGCAATCATTACCTCCTGCCAGAACTGGAGTACCTGTTCTGTGCCGTTTAAGGAGAATAAAGTCAAAAAGGTACTGAATATTTGATAGTAAACAGCCTGAACTATATATATGAATGTCAGAAATACAGTAAGTACTACGGACAGAATTCTGTTAGCTCTGCTATTGAACAAGCTGCATACTAAATATAACAATATCCCAACGGGAATTGAAAATAAAATCATATAAATAAAACCGATGTTAAGCAGCTCTTTAAATACAGCTATTTTAAAAACTGACTCAAGGTAAATAATGGATATAGGAAAATACAATATTGAGCCATAATGTTGTAAGCGGTCTATTTTTTTATCCACATACTTTCCTGCTCTCTAATAAATTTTTATACCATTGTTAAATTTATTTTCCTTCTATAAAATATGTTGCTTCCATGTCTGCCGTACATAATGCAAATGCCAGCGGAAACTGCTCAAATGCATCACCTATACATCTTTTATCTTCACAGCCCGAAAAGCCCATGTGATAACGTATTGCAAAGGCTTCCTCTCTGGTCAGTTTCATGAAGCCTGTTATTATGTATACTGATTTTTCACCATGGCCATATGGAAGCCTGTCATCATACTCATAAGTCGGAACTGTCTGCCAAACACCTCGTTCGTCCTTAACATTCCGGGTTCCCGGCCTGTAACAGTTTATTTTACATATATCATGTAAAAGTGCAGATATCGCAATTGTTTCAGAATCATAATTTAGTCCGTAAATATCCTTTACTCTTGTCCTTGAAAGATAATCAACCAAACATTCATATACATTTAAGCTATGTTCGACCAAGCCGCCTTCGTAAGAACCGTGAAACCTTGTACTTGCCGGAGCCGTAAAAAAATCACTTGATTTCGACATCATGTATTCCAGAAGTTTGTCAGCTCCGTCACGTTTTATGTATGTATTATATAATTCAATGTATTTATCTTTTAAACTCATATGTAACCCCTTTATTCTGATATTTTCTAATGTAATAAGTTAATAAGCAATTTTATTATAATATTTTTATTAGAAGCAAAACAAGAGTAACTTTTAAAAAAGCTGTACAGTGCCTCAACTTCAGAAAACTGTACAGCTTCACATATGTAAGTTTTTGATTTATATACTTCATCAAACTATATTTATCTGACATTCAACCGGAAGGGTATATTTCCGAGTGCCAAAAGATTTATGAAAAAAGTCACAGGCATTAATTACTTAATTTGTAAAATATAGCTTTTATATACATAATATTAAACAGGTTTGTAAAAGTCAATTTTCTTTATACCCTTACAGTTAGTTTTTTAATAACATCATTTATTTTGACTGCTATCCATATAGGCAGTATTGAAGTAATTATTTTTTGACAAAAGTTAATAATTCCAGCCATAAAAGGCGGACGTATTCCATATTGTTTTTTAGCTCTTTTTCTAACAATCGATATAAATTTAAAGGTTCTTTTAATATCTGTTGAAATAAGTGAATTTTGCCTTTGACGGTAGAGTATAATTGAATCTTCTATATTGGCGAACTTTCCGTATTTAAATAGTCTGAAGTATAAATCCAAACCTTCAGCTACTGTAAGGCTCTCATCAAAGTAAAAAACTTCGGGAGGAATTTTTGAGAAGTTATACATACTGGCTGGATCTGCGATAGGCTGAAAGGAGAAAAACTTCTTTTTTATTTCTTTGTCACTAAGAGGAAATCTGGTTCCGCCTATTATTTTATCATCTTCATCAATATATGTTTCCTGTCCCCCAACAACT of the Ruminiclostridium papyrosolvens DSM 2782 genome contains:
- a CDS encoding tryptophan transporter; the protein is MEKRLVQKNKKAGLTISDVILVGVLLATGAVLKFFVGSMFNAGMKPNFIIAMYCLAILIIKPRLSEAIIIGIIAGAICQVFPGTPYINIISEPLGALVMALLISLPIKFRAYSLLKPVLATFLSTLASGLTYLGVLYIAFYAGADVKAIPFNMFSIIILATALANAVIVQILYIPVKLALGRGRDD
- a CDS encoding LTA synthase family protein, producing the protein MDKKIDRLQHYGSILYFPISIIYLESVFKIAVFKELLNIGFIYMILFSIPVGILLYLVCSLFNSRANRILSVVLTVFLTFIYIVQAVYYQIFSTFLTLFSLNGTEQVLQFWQEVMIAAKNKAITILFLLTPIIFLLIFRNLFPERKPTVKFKGILAGVMVGFQVAATILVSLSNTGELSTSFLYSKAVIPDLSVNRFGMLTTSRLDVKHLVFGFTSTDDGGEKQQLTLYHSAKQSEENAKKPTPEQSYNSSSDEVNSNQDSREEYNTINLDFDNLIAGEKDTTIAAMHRYFKSVQPTKKNKYTGMFKGKNLIMITAEGFSPYAVNKELTPTLYKMSQEGFRFTNFYTPIWGVSTSDGEYVACNSLIPKPGIWSFYVSGRNYMPFCMGNQLKKLGYGTRAYHDHSYTYYHRDVSHPNMGYTFKAVGNGLEMKKSWPESDLEMIQKTADDYIGKTPFHTYYMTVSGHLMYTFNGNAMADKNRELVKNLSYSSAVKAYLACNIEFDRAMGELIDRLEKSGLAEDTLIAISPDHYPYGLTNSEISELAGHPVETNFELYKGIFILWSKGIKSEEISKPCASLDILPTISNLMGVEYDSRLLMGRDILSDAQPLVVFSNWSWLTDKARYNSKSGKFILAEGETKESVSKQYRTETAQRVNDMFKLSAKILETNYYNKVLR
- a CDS encoding HD domain-containing protein; the encoded protein is MSLKDKYIELYNTYIKRDGADKLLEYMMSKSSDFFTAPASTRFHGSYEGGLVEHSLNVYECLVDYLSRTRVKDIYGLNYDSETIAISALLHDICKINCYRPGTRNVKDERGVWQTVPTYEYDDRLPYGHGEKSVYIITGFMKLTREEAFAIRYHMGFSGCEDKRCIGDAFEQFPLAFALCTADMEATYFIEGK
- a CDS encoding glycosyltransferase family 2 protein, which produces MNKSHDYPKVSVIIPVYNTEKYLAKCLESVIKQTYKNIEIIAVDDGSEDNSFRILNEYSKKDSRIKVFQNEVNRGVSHTLNHALKHSTGQIIARMDSDNIMVIDRIEKQVAFLMDNPECIVVGGQETYIDEDDKIIGGTRFPLSDKEIKKKFFSFQPIADPASMYNFSKIPPEVFYFDESLTVAEGLDLYFRLFKYGKFANIEDSIILYRQRQNSLISTDIKRTFKFISIVRKRAKKQYGIRPPFMAGIINFCQKIITSILPIWIAVKINDVIKKLTVRV